In a genomic window of Mycolicibacillus parakoreensis:
- a CDS encoding phthiocerol/phthiodiolone dimycocerosyl transferase family protein yields MFTSSVIRKLSRSEEMFAQTHSFVGLAAEVRGPIDLDALSTAFDALLEAHPVLGGHLECDDAGRYQIAVDDLEHPGIDVVELADPQEAEPPVRLDQRDSLISLRVLIRDGQPQPTLYIHHSLADGHHEFALIEELFGAYSTLVTTGGLGAGETAPAPDSLETILAERNITKQRRSGLERFMPAMFAYDLPPSRRAAGAETNAASPQRVPMSYCRLSEQETRAVVDFGRAHKLSLNAMMASVILLAEWELRGRTSIPVPYLYPVDLRYVLSPPVSATACTNPVGVATYLAHIDDSTGVIGLAREIAATLKADLAEGVIQQSLLHFSPQYVGNPPGLPDVVMVTDNGPVPPLPTPPGLEVVATHGELFFAVNAGIDMYSTKIFNGQLMIEYHTHAPEPQRATTAIAALLRGLADQKRTPDGE; encoded by the coding sequence GTGTTCACCTCGTCGGTAATCCGAAAACTGTCGCGCAGCGAAGAGATGTTCGCCCAGACACACAGTTTCGTGGGGCTGGCTGCCGAGGTGCGCGGGCCGATCGATCTCGACGCGCTGTCCACCGCGTTCGACGCGTTGCTGGAGGCCCATCCCGTGCTCGGCGGGCACCTGGAATGCGACGACGCCGGGCGCTACCAGATCGCCGTCGACGATCTGGAGCACCCCGGCATCGACGTGGTGGAACTCGCCGACCCGCAGGAAGCCGAGCCTCCGGTGCGGCTGGACCAACGCGACTCGTTGATCTCCCTGCGGGTGCTGATTCGCGACGGGCAGCCGCAGCCGACCCTCTACATCCACCACAGTCTCGCCGACGGCCACCACGAATTCGCGTTGATCGAGGAACTCTTCGGCGCCTACAGCACGCTGGTCACCACCGGCGGACTCGGCGCCGGCGAGACCGCGCCGGCCCCGGACTCGCTGGAGACCATCCTGGCCGAGCGCAACATCACCAAACAGCGGCGCTCCGGGCTGGAACGTTTCATGCCCGCCATGTTCGCCTACGACCTGCCGCCGTCACGCCGTGCCGCCGGCGCCGAAACGAATGCGGCCAGCCCGCAACGCGTGCCGATGAGCTACTGCCGCCTCAGCGAGCAGGAGACCCGCGCGGTGGTCGACTTCGGCCGGGCCCACAAGCTGAGCCTCAACGCGATGATGGCGTCGGTGATCCTGCTCGCCGAATGGGAACTGCGCGGGCGCACCAGCATCCCGGTGCCCTACCTGTACCCGGTCGACCTGCGCTACGTGCTCAGCCCGCCGGTCTCGGCGACCGCCTGCACCAACCCGGTGGGCGTGGCCACCTACCTGGCCCACATCGATGACTCCACCGGCGTGATCGGATTGGCCCGCGAGATCGCCGCCACGTTGAAAGCGGACCTCGCCGAGGGGGTGATCCAGCAGTCACTGCTGCACTTCAGCCCGCAGTACGTCGGCAACCCACCGGGGCTGCCCGACGTGGTGATGGTCACCGACAACGGACCGGTGCCACCGCTGCCGACCCCGCCTGGGCTGGAGGTCGTCGCCACCCACGGTGAATTGTTCTTCGCGGTCAACGCCGGCATCGACATGTACTCCACCAAGATCTTCAACGGTCAGCTCATGATCGAATACCACACCCACGCACCGGAACCGCAGCGCGCCACCACCGCGATCGC
- a CDS encoding ABC transporter permease — MTLTAAEPTDTATGAAPPAPVRTTPDRRLRAETAVLTTRVLRRWLRDPGTLAESLIMPVVLLVTLNIVLGDGISQVAGESALYRSVPLIAMVGAMSGAMVGGIGVMRERDNGLLARLWVLPVHRGSGLASRLAAELVRIVVTTLVILGAGVVLGFRFQHGVLAALGWILVPAAFGVAFSMAVITLALYSANTIMVEGTEIVWGLLMFFSTGFVPLDQYPGWIQPVVHHQPVSYAIEAMHGLSVDGPIAQPVAGLLGWSLGLAALCALPMVLGYRRASMRG; from the coding sequence ATGACACTGACCGCCGCCGAACCCACCGACACCGCGACCGGCGCGGCGCCCCCGGCGCCGGTGCGCACCACACCGGACCGCCGGTTGCGCGCCGAGACCGCCGTCTTGACCACCCGGGTGCTGCGCCGCTGGCTGCGTGACCCCGGAACACTGGCCGAATCGCTGATCATGCCAGTGGTGCTGCTGGTGACGTTGAATATCGTGCTCGGCGATGGCATCTCCCAGGTCGCCGGGGAGAGCGCCCTCTACCGCAGCGTGCCGTTGATCGCGATGGTGGGCGCCATGTCGGGGGCGATGGTCGGCGGCATCGGCGTGATGCGGGAACGCGACAACGGTCTGCTCGCCCGACTCTGGGTGCTCCCGGTGCACCGCGGGTCGGGGCTGGCGTCCCGGCTGGCCGCGGAGCTGGTGCGCATCGTGGTGACCACGCTGGTCATTCTCGGTGCCGGGGTGGTGTTGGGGTTCCGTTTCCAGCACGGTGTCCTCGCCGCCCTCGGTTGGATCCTGGTGCCCGCCGCGTTCGGGGTGGCGTTCTCGATGGCGGTGATCACCCTGGCGTTGTACTCGGCGAACACGATCATGGTCGAGGGCACCGAGATCGTCTGGGGGCTGCTGATGTTCTTCTCCACCGGCTTCGTACCCCTGGATCAGTACCCGGGCTGGATCCAACCGGTGGTGCACCACCAACCCGTCAGCTACGCCATCGAAGCCATGCACGGGCTCTCCGTCGACGGCCCGATCGCCCAACCCGTGGCGGGACTGCTGGGATGGTCTCTCGGGTTGGCGGCGCTGTGCGCGCTGCCCATGGTCCTCGGCTATCGGAGGGCCAGCATGCGCGGCTGA
- a CDS encoding ABC transporter permease, whose product MTVTAVDRLAPRPPVSTRQQWWVLTARTIAPTLRNGELLTQVAASIMFTVGFYIPLKQMMSVFAADMSSYAQYLMPLIGLQAIAFASVSAAFRSATDAVQGINRRFRAMPIAPLTPLAARMSASMYRCGVALAVSLACGHVIGFRFYGGLAHSLGFCALLLLIGVALSLLGDWLGAATENPEATMPVMLLPQLIFGLLSVGIQPVEQFPHWIHGFVRNQPVSQYVYALRALAGDSTPGAGMVDWSTLGPTVLWAGGAIVVAIPLHVVVSGRRR is encoded by the coding sequence ATGACGGTGACCGCCGTCGACCGGCTGGCACCGCGTCCGCCGGTCTCGACCCGCCAGCAGTGGTGGGTGCTGACCGCCCGGACCATCGCCCCGACCCTGCGCAACGGGGAGCTGCTCACCCAGGTGGCCGCCTCGATCATGTTCACCGTCGGCTTCTACATCCCGCTCAAACAGATGATGAGCGTGTTCGCCGCGGACATGAGCAGCTACGCGCAGTACCTGATGCCGCTGATCGGGTTGCAGGCGATCGCGTTCGCGTCGGTGTCGGCGGCCTTCCGGTCGGCCACCGACGCGGTGCAGGGCATCAACCGGCGGTTCCGGGCCATGCCGATCGCGCCGCTGACGCCGCTGGCCGCCCGCATGTCGGCCAGCATGTACCGCTGCGGGGTCGCCCTGGCCGTCTCACTGGCCTGCGGCCACGTGATCGGGTTCCGGTTCTACGGCGGGCTTGCGCACAGCCTCGGATTCTGCGCGCTGCTTCTGCTGATCGGGGTCGCCCTGTCGCTGTTGGGCGACTGGCTCGGCGCCGCAACCGAAAACCCGGAAGCCACCATGCCCGTAATGTTGTTGCCGCAGCTGATCTTCGGGCTGTTGTCGGTCGGTATCCAACCGGTCGAGCAGTTCCCGCACTGGATCCACGGCTTCGTCCGCAACCAGCCGGTCTCCCAGTATGTCTATGCGTTGCGTGCCCTCGCCGGCGACAGCACCCCCGGCGCCGGGATGGTCGACTGGTCGACGCTGGGGCCGACGGTGCTGTGGGCGGGCGGGGCGATCGTGGTGGCGATCCCCTTACACGTGGTCGTCTCGGGCAGGAGGCGCTAG
- a CDS encoding ATP-binding cassette domain-containing protein codes for MNDTSAVVVDGIGKTFGSVTALRDISFEVGHGEVVGLLGPNGAGKTTTVDILSTLTRPDRGRAVVAGHDVLTDPAGVRRSIMVTGQQVALDDILTGRENLVMFGRLQGLAKSRARSRAAELLSQFDLEHAADRAVSTYSGGMRRRIDIACGLVVRPDVVFLDEPTTGLDPRSRQAIWDLVAEFKAAGIATLLTTQYLEEADALSDRIVVVDHGAVIAVGTADELKHRIGATYCDIVPRHHDDLPAIAEALGALAGEQHHGGPGADADRIVIPAPDGPDTLLEVVRRLAAAEIDLVDIGLRRPSLDEVFFALTGDSAQTAPADDVEVPA; via the coding sequence ATGAACGACACATCCGCGGTCGTCGTCGACGGCATCGGCAAAACGTTCGGATCGGTGACGGCGTTGCGCGACATCAGTTTCGAGGTCGGTCACGGCGAGGTGGTCGGCCTGCTCGGACCCAACGGAGCCGGCAAGACCACCACCGTCGACATCCTGTCGACGTTGACCCGCCCCGATCGTGGTCGGGCCGTGGTGGCCGGTCACGACGTGCTCACCGACCCCGCCGGGGTCCGCCGCTCGATCATGGTCACCGGCCAACAGGTGGCGCTCGACGACATCCTGACCGGCCGGGAGAACCTGGTCATGTTCGGCCGCCTGCAGGGCCTGGCCAAATCGCGGGCACGCAGCCGAGCCGCCGAACTGCTGAGCCAGTTCGATCTCGAGCACGCCGCCGACCGGGCGGTCAGCACCTACTCCGGCGGGATGCGTCGCCGAATCGACATCGCCTGCGGGCTGGTCGTCCGCCCGGACGTGGTGTTCCTCGACGAACCCACCACCGGACTGGATCCGCGCAGTCGGCAAGCCATCTGGGATCTGGTGGCCGAGTTCAAAGCCGCCGGTATCGCCACACTGCTGACCACCCAGTACCTCGAGGAAGCCGATGCGCTGTCCGACCGGATCGTGGTCGTCGACCACGGAGCGGTCATCGCGGTCGGCACCGCCGACGAGCTCAAACACCGCATCGGGGCGACCTACTGCGACATCGTGCCGCGCCACCACGACGATCTGCCGGCGATCGCCGAGGCGCTCGGCGCCCTCGCCGGTGAGCAGCACCACGGCGGGCCGGGCGCCGACGCCGACCGCATCGTGATCCCGGCGCCCGACGGCCCCGACACCCTGCTGGAGGTGGTGCGCCGGTTGGCCGCCGCCGAGATCGACCTGGTCGACATCGGGCTGCGGCGCCCCTCCCTCGACGAGGTGTTCTTCGCCCTCACCGGCGATTCGGCCCAGACGGCACCGGCCGACGACGTGGAGGTGCCCGCATGA
- a CDS encoding type I polyketide synthase yields MNTPTETELPATAIAVIGMAGRFPGAASLATFWANLRDGVESIVDLSDDELRAAGVADSTLANHSYVRRAALLDGIEEFDAEFFGLTPHTAATLDPQHRLFLQTAWHAFEDAGCDPTDLQASVGVFGTSSASGYLLHNLMSHHRPNTVIGEGATFEMVNLSLHNDKDHLATRVSHQFNLRGPALSVQTACSSSLVSVHLACQALLSGECDLALAGGSSIRVPHRVGYWHETGSMVSGTGHCRPFDVRSDGTIFGSGVGVVLLKPLADAVADGDRIHAVIRGSAINNDGATKMNYAAPNAVGQAEVIAEAHAVAEIDPATVGYVETHGTGTPLGDPIELDGLRQAFAVSDQERPGPCFIGSVKSNIGHLEVASGVAGLIKAILCLEHRELPATLHYTAPNPELHLDRGPFVVRDQHGPWDWPGVRRAGVSSFGVGGTNAHVVLEQAPERAAPADTDAGPQVLVLSARTPQSLQDFRGALAAELSAGDGPDLVDVAATLAERRTEPVRGAVVAHDPAQAASVLAADEHDNALVTEAPDPGVTGLADRVAFVFPGQGAQHIGMARGLYEHEPVFAEQFDACAATFADELDIDLAAEIFEGTARSLERTDRTQPALFTVQYALARLLQSYGVEPAAMAGHSIGEYTAATLAGVFDLPTAVRAVAMRARLMHAAPRGVMVAVPCSPQQITEDLAAAEVDLATVNDPGSCVVAGTAETIAAFTERLADRGITARRVRTSHGFHSRLMDPVVAEFSAYLSRLDLHEPRIPLLSNITGGWLTADAATDPQTWAKQIRSTVRFADELDVLLGHPGRVLVEVGPGGTLTGSAMRHPDWTREHRAVRMMRHHAQNRDDHDAFLLGLGALWAAGIDVDWRARHGGRTPTRVSLAGYPFVRQRHWIDYIDRAGTNGQRPAPAAAAAVTGNGEAAGADPAAQMEATVQRIWRQCLGITEIEPGANFFDIGGDSLIAISVAMTATHEGLDLTPQDLYEHPTVTALARALVARYTEGGLAGDPGTGAAPPLPPNLERFVDGGLADRGQWRIPLLLRLRPDVDADDIHAALTAVINQHEALRMQLVQHGGTWVQEIGAPQEFTDFTTRQLPPDGDEHQAVLALLNEQIDAEDLAPLTATHIRGRDDGPCYLALSLHAMAADPTSRDIVLADVLTALGQRIGGQDISLPAVPVSWRQWAARCAALSTHPSVLETADHWVQTAAAATLRVGDPTVDTAPAVEDLRRHPDALSVGETTELDDARRRRQVTIDDIVLAALAESVATTTGEGTLAIDLGGQGRSVLKPDVDLHRTVGWFTTVYPVALQCTASPSGSAAERLSAVHETVTAVPHYGIGYGLLRYLYAPTARALAAQPTAEIYLHNAGTIPELPSLSTDEAPVQFDPDTALPVRDTVPGLGHVIEVRLYRLAGQLHLDWWHDTRRIEASAVQTLATTFTTTLMALVRAVIADDDSADDGTDSDLADEDLTLVDLSSVQP; encoded by the coding sequence GTGAACACCCCCACCGAAACCGAACTGCCCGCCACCGCGATCGCGGTGATCGGCATGGCCGGACGGTTCCCCGGCGCCGCCTCGCTCGCCACGTTCTGGGCCAACCTGCGTGACGGCGTCGAATCAATCGTCGACCTCAGCGACGACGAGCTGCGGGCCGCCGGGGTCGCCGACTCCACCCTGGCCAACCACTCCTATGTGCGTCGGGCCGCGCTGCTCGACGGCATCGAGGAGTTCGACGCCGAATTCTTCGGGCTCACCCCGCACACCGCGGCCACCCTGGACCCGCAGCACCGGCTGTTTTTGCAAACCGCCTGGCATGCCTTCGAAGACGCCGGCTGCGACCCGACCGACCTGCAGGCCTCCGTCGGGGTGTTCGGCACGAGTTCGGCCAGCGGCTATCTGCTGCACAACCTGATGTCGCACCACCGCCCCAACACGGTCATCGGGGAGGGCGCCACCTTCGAGATGGTCAACCTGTCGCTGCACAACGACAAGGATCATCTGGCCACCCGGGTCTCGCACCAGTTCAACCTGCGCGGCCCCGCGCTGTCGGTGCAGACCGCGTGCTCCTCGTCGCTGGTCTCGGTGCACCTGGCGTGTCAGGCGCTGCTCAGCGGGGAGTGCGACCTGGCGCTGGCCGGCGGGTCGTCGATCCGGGTGCCGCACCGTGTCGGCTACTGGCATGAAACGGGGTCGATGGTCTCGGGCACCGGCCACTGCCGCCCGTTCGACGTCCGCAGCGACGGCACCATATTCGGCAGCGGTGTCGGGGTGGTGCTGCTCAAACCGTTGGCCGACGCGGTCGCCGACGGGGACCGCATCCACGCGGTGATCCGCGGGTCGGCGATCAACAACGACGGCGCGACCAAAATGAACTACGCCGCACCGAACGCCGTCGGGCAGGCCGAGGTGATCGCCGAGGCGCACGCGGTGGCCGAGATCGATCCCGCCACCGTCGGCTACGTCGAGACCCACGGCACCGGAACCCCGTTGGGTGACCCCATCGAACTCGACGGGCTGCGCCAAGCTTTCGCGGTCTCCGACCAGGAGCGTCCCGGACCCTGCTTCATCGGATCGGTCAAATCCAACATCGGCCACCTCGAGGTGGCCTCCGGTGTCGCGGGGCTGATCAAAGCCATTCTCTGCCTGGAGCATCGCGAGCTTCCGGCAACCCTGCACTACACCGCGCCCAACCCCGAGCTGCACCTCGATCGTGGACCGTTCGTGGTGCGCGACCAGCACGGGCCGTGGGACTGGCCGGGGGTGCGCCGCGCGGGGGTGTCCTCCTTCGGGGTCGGGGGGACCAACGCCCACGTGGTCCTCGAGCAAGCCCCCGAGCGCGCGGCGCCGGCCGACACCGACGCCGGCCCGCAGGTGCTGGTGCTCTCGGCGCGCACCCCGCAGAGCCTGCAGGATTTCCGCGGTGCGCTGGCCGCCGAACTGTCGGCCGGTGACGGCCCCGACCTCGTCGATGTGGCCGCCACCCTGGCCGAGCGCCGCACCGAACCGGTGCGCGGCGCGGTGGTGGCCCACGACCCGGCGCAGGCGGCGAGCGTGCTCGCCGCCGACGAGCACGACAACGCCCTGGTCACCGAGGCGCCGGATCCCGGCGTCACCGGCCTCGCCGACCGGGTGGCGTTCGTGTTCCCCGGTCAGGGAGCGCAGCACATCGGGATGGCCCGCGGACTCTACGAGCACGAACCGGTGTTCGCCGAGCAGTTCGACGCCTGCGCCGCCACCTTCGCCGACGAACTCGACATCGATCTGGCCGCCGAGATCTTCGAGGGCACCGCACGCAGCCTGGAACGCACCGACCGGACCCAGCCGGCACTGTTCACCGTGCAGTACGCCCTGGCCCGATTGCTGCAGTCCTACGGGGTGGAGCCGGCCGCGATGGCCGGCCACAGCATCGGCGAGTACACCGCCGCGACCCTCGCGGGGGTGTTCGACCTGCCCACCGCGGTGCGCGCGGTCGCGATGCGGGCCCGGCTGATGCACGCCGCTCCCCGCGGGGTGATGGTCGCCGTGCCGTGCAGCCCGCAGCAGATCACCGAGGACCTCGCCGCCGCCGAGGTGGACCTGGCCACCGTCAACGACCCGGGCAGCTGCGTGGTCGCCGGAACGGCAGAGACCATCGCCGCGTTCACCGAGCGGCTCGCCGACCGCGGGATCACCGCGCGGAGGGTGCGTACCTCCCACGGTTTCCACTCGCGGCTGATGGACCCGGTGGTCGCGGAGTTCTCCGCCTACCTGTCGCGCCTGGACCTGCACGAGCCGCGGATCCCGCTGCTGTCCAACATCACCGGCGGCTGGCTGACGGCCGACGCGGCCACCGACCCGCAGACCTGGGCGAAACAGATCCGCTCCACGGTCCGCTTCGCCGACGAACTCGACGTGCTGCTCGGCCATCCCGGCCGCGTGCTGGTCGAGGTCGGCCCGGGCGGAACCCTCACCGGCTCGGCGATGCGCCACCCCGACTGGACCCGCGAGCACCGCGCGGTGCGGATGATGCGCCACCACGCCCAGAACCGCGACGACCACGACGCGTTCCTGCTCGGTCTCGGTGCGCTGTGGGCGGCCGGCATCGACGTCGACTGGCGTGCCCGCCACGGCGGGCGCACCCCGACGCGGGTGAGCCTGGCGGGCTACCCGTTCGTCCGGCAACGGCACTGGATCGACTACATCGACCGCGCCGGCACGAACGGTCAGCGCCCCGCTCCGGCGGCCGCTGCCGCGGTCACCGGCAACGGCGAGGCCGCCGGCGCCGACCCGGCCGCGCAGATGGAGGCCACGGTGCAACGCATCTGGCGGCAGTGCCTGGGCATCACCGAGATCGAACCGGGCGCGAACTTCTTCGACATCGGCGGCGACTCGCTGATCGCGATCAGCGTGGCCATGACCGCCACCCACGAGGGACTGGACCTGACGCCGCAGGACCTCTACGAGCACCCGACCGTGACCGCGCTGGCCCGTGCGCTGGTCGCGCGCTACACCGAGGGCGGTCTGGCCGGCGATCCCGGCACGGGCGCCGCCCCGCCGCTGCCGCCGAACCTCGAACGGTTCGTCGACGGGGGGCTCGCCGACCGCGGTCAATGGCGCATCCCGCTGCTGTTGCGGCTGCGCCCCGACGTCGACGCCGACGACATCCACGCCGCGCTGACCGCGGTCATCAACCAGCACGAGGCATTGCGGATGCAACTGGTGCAGCACGGCGGGACCTGGGTGCAAGAGATCGGCGCGCCACAGGAATTCACCGACTTCACCACCCGCCAACTGCCGCCGGACGGCGATGAACATCAGGCGGTGCTGGCGCTGCTCAACGAGCAGATCGACGCCGAGGATCTCGCCCCGCTGACCGCGACCCACATCCGGGGCCGCGACGACGGGCCCTGCTACCTGGCGCTGAGCCTGCACGCGATGGCCGCCGACCCCACCTCCCGCGACATCGTGCTCGCCGACGTGCTCACCGCGCTCGGCCAGCGGATCGGCGGACAGGACATCAGTCTGCCCGCGGTCCCGGTGTCGTGGCGGCAGTGGGCGGCGCGCTGCGCGGCGCTGAGCACCCACCCGTCGGTGCTCGAGACCGCCGACCACTGGGTGCAGACCGCGGCCGCCGCCACCCTGCGGGTCGGAGACCCCACGGTCGACACCGCCCCCGCAGTGGAGGATCTTCGCCGTCACCCCGACGCGCTGAGCGTCGGCGAAACCACCGAACTCGACGATGCGCGCCGCCGCCGACAGGTCACGATCGACGACATCGTGCTGGCCGCGCTCGCCGAGTCCGTCGCCACCACCACCGGGGAGGGCACCCTCGCGATCGACCTCGGCGGTCAGGGCCGGTCGGTGCTCAAACCCGACGTGGACCTGCACCGCACGGTCGGCTGGTTCACCACCGTCTATCCGGTCGCGCTGCAGTGCACGGCCAGCCCGAGCGGCAGCGCCGCCGAGCGGCTCAGCGCCGTGCACGAGACGGTGACGGCGGTGCCGCACTACGGCATCGGCTACGGTCTGCTGCGCTACCTGTACGCGCCGACCGCGCGCGCCCTGGCCGCGCAGCCCACCGCCGAGATCTACCTGCACAACGCGGGCACGATCCCCGAACTGCCGAGCCTGTCCACCGACGAGGCCCCGGTGCAGTTCGACCCGGACACCGCGCTGCCGGTCCGCGACACGGTGCCCGGGTTGGGCCACGTGATCGAGGTGCGGCTGTATCGCCTCGCCGGGCAACTGCACCTGGACTGGTGGCATGACACCCGCCGCATCGAGGCGAGCGCCGTGCAGACGCTGGCCACCACCTTCACCACCACGTTGATGGCGTTGGTGCGCGCGGTGATCGCCGACGACGACTCCGCCGACGACGGCACCGACTCCGACCTCGCCGACGAGGACCTCACCCTTGTCGACCTGTCGTCGGTGCAGCCCTAA